A stretch of the Candidatus Poribacteria bacterium genome encodes the following:
- a CDS encoding sigma-70 family RNA polymerase sigma factor, with protein MEKNDVELIHSILLGDDHAFSILVKKYQKSVHALAWRKIGDFHIAEEITQDTFLQAHKKLASLKNPSQFAGWLYVITDRLCRSWLRQQHLKMQSLETTSEETLEEIDYSNYVREQREDTAVEHRRRIVQGLMEKLPESERTVMVLYYLGEMTCEEISRFLGVSSNTVRSRLHRARERLKNEEPIIQETLGSIPLSPNLIENIMRNIDAIKQASPSGGKPLVPLAALGSSVILVILLMGASNQFIARSQQPYSLDAQSEPTIEIVDASIVLDIQSKPNLQNRVGNDTTPGKNSNKGLPTGTKSMKNNTAQESTQWNLPEDAKARLGKGKISEIQYSSDGTLLVVATGIGIWIYDTTTYQEVALLTTHTSAVKCLAFSPDGNLLASADNEGTILLWHRSTGAQKVLTRGLKWVSNLVFSPDGKTIASGRVGTIRFWDTITGEEKDALTGLPENIGDLSFSPDGKTIVSVTWSGEICILDRITGEPQKTFAVPITDSVFSITFSPDRNIVAIGSRDGNIYLSDLNTGKLMRKLTGHSVDVQRVVFSPDGKTLASSSYIDETVRIWDVSTGKPRRTLTEHTGDIEGLAFSPDGKTLVSSGSGDGTIRFWDVRTGNQKHAVTGHADYVYSVAFNPDGKFFASGYADGSIRFWDAETGLHLKTFKKGYEASGLVFSEDGKTLAYAEGLDIRLQDAGTGEEKMLLTGHEWGMHSMALSPDGDILASGSEDTTIRLWDMHTGAHKKTLNGHKHRVYSVAFSPDGKTLASGSDDNTIRLWNVDTGETERILTGHAGEFEGVDNGPSSVEGVKSVAFSPDGKTLASGGGDNVIHLWDIGTGKRKMTLVGHTHWVFSLAFSPDGGTLASGSVDNDIRLWDPHTGQHKKTLTGHTAWVRSIAFSSDGKTLVSGSDDGSVLLWKIDP; from the coding sequence ATGGAAAAAAATGATGTTGAACTGATTCACAGCATATTGTTAGGCGACGATCATGCTTTTAGTATTTTAGTTAAAAAATACCAAAAAAGTGTCCACGCCTTGGCATGGCGGAAAATCGGAGATTTCCATATCGCTGAAGAAATCACCCAAGACACATTCCTACAAGCACACAAGAAACTCGCTTCGTTGAAAAACCCGAGTCAGTTTGCCGGATGGCTTTATGTAATCACAGATCGGCTTTGTAGATCATGGTTACGGCAGCAGCACCTGAAAATGCAATCCTTGGAAACTACCAGTGAAGAAACACTTGAAGAAATCGATTACTCGAACTATGTCCGCGAACAACGTGAAGATACAGCAGTTGAGCATCGTCGTCGAATCGTGCAAGGGCTTATGGAAAAACTACCGGAAAGTGAACGGACGGTGATGGTCCTTTACTACCTCGGAGAAATGACTTGTGAAGAAATTAGCAGATTTTTAGGGGTGTCCTCGAACACAGTTAGAAGTCGACTTCACCGTGCGCGAGAACGATTAAAGAACGAAGAACCAATAATCCAAGAGACGCTTGGCAGCATCCCATTAAGTCCAAATCTCATCGAAAACATCATGCGGAACATTGATGCAATCAAGCAGGCATCTCCTTCAGGAGGTAAGCCGCTTGTACCGTTAGCGGCTTTAGGTTCATCTGTTATTTTGGTTATTTTGTTGATGGGTGCGAGCAATCAATTCATTGCACGTTCTCAGCAGCCTTATAGCCTTGATGCACAATCAGAACCTACGATTGAAATTGTTGATGCGTCAATTGTTCTTGATATTCAATCAAAACCCAATTTACAAAATCGGGTTGGGAACGATACGACACCCGGTAAAAACAGTAACAAAGGTCTACCAACAGGAACTAAGTCTATGAAAAATAATACAGCACAAGAATCCACACAATGGAATCTACCAGAAGATGCTAAAGCACGCCTCGGTAAAGGTAAGATAAGTGAAATACAGTATTCTTCCGATGGGACACTTCTCGTTGTTGCGACCGGTATCGGTATTTGGATCTACGACACAACAACATACCAAGAAGTTGCCCTTCTTACAACACATACGAGTGCAGTCAAGTGCCTTGCGTTCAGTCCCGATGGAAACCTCCTTGCGAGTGCAGACAACGAGGGGACCATTCTATTGTGGCATAGAAGCACAGGCGCACAAAAAGTGCTCACCAGGGGTCTGAAATGGGTCTCAAACTTGGTGTTCAGTCCCGATGGAAAAACAATTGCCAGTGGAAGGGTCGGTACTATCCGATTTTGGGACACTATCACCGGAGAAGAAAAGGATGCGCTCACAGGACTTCCGGAAAATATCGGTGATTTATCATTTAGTCCCGATGGGAAAACAATTGTGAGTGTAACTTGGAGTGGCGAAATCTGTATATTGGATAGGATCACCGGTGAACCGCAGAAAACGTTCGCTGTGCCTATAACAGATAGTGTATTCAGCATAACCTTCAGTCCAGATAGAAACATAGTCGCTATTGGCAGCAGAGATGGTAACATCTACCTCTCAGATTTAAACACAGGTAAACTGATGCGAAAACTCACTGGCCATTCGGTGGATGTTCAAAGGGTCGTATTTAGTCCGGATGGAAAAACGCTCGCAAGTTCATCATATATAGACGAAACGGTCCGTATTTGGGATGTCAGCACAGGCAAACCCAGACGAACACTCACTGAACACACAGGGGATATTGAAGGTTTAGCTTTCAGTCCGGATGGAAAAACACTTGTGAGTAGTGGAAGTGGCGATGGCACTATCCGTTTCTGGGATGTCCGCACGGGCAATCAAAAACACGCGGTTACTGGACATGCAGATTACGTTTATAGTGTTGCGTTCAATCCTGATGGAAAATTTTTTGCAAGTGGGTATGCCGATGGCAGTATTCGTTTCTGGGATGCGGAAACCGGACTACACTTGAAAACATTCAAAAAAGGGTACGAGGCATCAGGTTTGGTATTTAGTGAAGATGGGAAAACGCTTGCTTATGCAGAGGGTTTAGACATCCGTCTCCAAGATGCAGGTACTGGCGAAGAAAAAATGCTGCTTACCGGACATGAGTGGGGTATGCATAGCATGGCACTCAGTCCAGATGGAGATATACTCGCGAGCGGGAGTGAGGACACAACCATCCGCCTATGGGACATGCACACTGGTGCCCATAAGAAAACGCTCAACGGACATAAGCACAGAGTCTATAGTGTGGCGTTTAGTCCTGATGGTAAAACCCTCGCAAGTGGCAGCGATGACAATACGATCCGATTGTGGAATGTTGACACTGGTGAGACCGAGAGAATACTTACCGGACATGCCGGTGAGTTTGAAGGTGTCGATAACGGGCCATCCAGTGTCGAAGGTGTCAAGAGTGTGGCGTTTAGTCCTGATGGTAAAACCCTCGCAAGTGGCGGTGGTGATAACGTTATTCATCTATGGGATATAGGGACAGGTAAAAGAAAGATGACACTCGTTGGACATACACATTGGGTGTTCAGTCTGGCGTTCAGCCCTGATGGTGGAACCCTTGCAAGTGGCAGCGTAGACAACGACATCCGTCTATGGGATCCGCACACAGGTCAGCATAAGAAAACACTGACCGGTCATACTGCTTGGGTCAGAAGTATCGCGTTCAGTTCGGATGGGAAAACCCTTGTTAGCGGCAGTGATGATGGTTCCGTGCTTCTTTGGAAAATTGATCCGTAA